A region from the Pseudonocardia petroleophila genome encodes:
- a CDS encoding ARPP-1 family domain-containing protein → MDVHVGNPVVRGALTLFPVFNGVAVADAGYALGGVLVAERADAVVGELLVHNGGERAALVLEGELLAGGRQDRVAARSVLVEPGATVALPVRCVEQARWSGAGVHSRDGRRAPLAVRTAKGQREVWERVAVYGDGDSLFDTVRHLDDAASALVSGLSPLPFQSGVLVGIAGRPVLLEVFDAPSTLAAVWDGLLHAAALDALGRRPVPTLGRHARRFVRDLGPRVSVLRWHGRDVHTVAINEWAA, encoded by the coding sequence ATGGACGTCCACGTGGGCAACCCGGTCGTGCGGGGCGCGCTGACGCTGTTCCCCGTGTTCAACGGCGTCGCGGTGGCCGACGCGGGGTACGCGCTCGGCGGGGTGCTCGTCGCGGAGCGGGCGGACGCGGTGGTGGGGGAGCTGCTCGTCCACAACGGCGGGGAGCGGGCCGCGCTGGTGCTGGAGGGGGAGCTGCTGGCGGGGGGTCGGCAGGACCGGGTGGCGGCGCGGTCGGTGCTCGTCGAGCCGGGGGCGACCGTCGCGCTGCCGGTGCGGTGCGTCGAGCAGGCGCGCTGGTCCGGGGCGGGGGTCCACTCGCGCGACGGTCGGCGGGCGCCGCTCGCGGTCCGGACGGCGAAGGGGCAGCGGGAGGTGTGGGAGCGCGTGGCGGTCTACGGCGACGGCGACTCGTTGTTCGACACCGTCCGCCACCTCGACGACGCGGCGTCCGCGCTGGTCAGCGGGCTCTCGCCGCTGCCGTTCCAGAGCGGGGTGCTCGTCGGGATCGCCGGGCGCCCGGTCCTGCTGGAGGTGTTCGACGCCCCGTCGACGCTCGCCGCCGTCTGGGACGGGCTGCTGCACGCCGCCGCCCTCGACGCGCTCGGGCGGCGCCCGGTGCCGACGCTGGGCCGGCACGCGCGGCGGTTCGTGCGGGACCTCGGCCCGCGGGTGTCGGTGCTGCGCTGGCACGGTCGGGACGTGCACACGGTGGCGATCAACGAGTGGGCGGCATGA
- a CDS encoding NYN domain-containing protein: MINDDERIALFLDYENLAIGARDGLGVMPFDFGPIADALAERGRVVARRAYADWSYFDEDRRLLARAQVELIEIPQRLGASRKNAADIKMVVDAIEMAFERSFVTTFAICTGDSDFTPLVHKLRELDKRVIGIGVESSTSALLPPACDEFLFYDRLPGVEPSQAPRRPARRGGRPAAASTPAPAASEPVVEPVVDAEEAVDEPAAPAEEREVGPIVTTTLAGLQRHADGVVLASRLKRAILRKDPTFDEADHGFRSFGELLRHLESAGVVELRKGSAQGDPEVTFPQDASADDDAFRLLVEVVRGLQGPRFRPQLSGLKDQLRKREPGFSEKRYGFNTFLSFAKAARARGLLAMDWDEDTGDYLLRVPDEF; this comes from the coding sequence ATGATCAACGACGACGAGCGCATCGCGCTGTTCCTCGACTACGAGAACCTCGCCATCGGCGCCCGCGACGGGCTCGGCGTCATGCCGTTCGACTTCGGTCCCATCGCCGACGCACTGGCAGAGCGGGGGCGGGTCGTCGCGCGCCGGGCGTACGCCGACTGGTCCTACTTCGACGAGGACCGCCGCCTGCTCGCCCGCGCCCAGGTCGAGCTCATCGAGATCCCGCAGCGGCTCGGCGCGTCGCGGAAGAACGCGGCCGACATCAAGATGGTCGTCGACGCGATCGAGATGGCCTTCGAGCGCAGCTTCGTCACGACGTTCGCGATCTGCACCGGCGACTCCGACTTCACCCCGCTCGTGCACAAGCTCCGCGAGCTCGACAAGCGCGTGATCGGGATCGGCGTCGAGTCGTCGACGTCGGCGCTGCTGCCCCCGGCCTGCGACGAGTTCCTGTTCTACGACCGGCTGCCCGGCGTCGAGCCCTCGCAGGCGCCCCGGCGTCCGGCGCGGCGCGGTGGACGCCCCGCGGCGGCGTCGACCCCCGCACCGGCGGCGTCCGAGCCGGTGGTCGAGCCCGTCGTCGACGCGGAGGAGGCCGTGGACGAGCCCGCCGCACCGGCGGAGGAGCGCGAGGTCGGCCCGATCGTCACCACCACCCTCGCCGGGCTGCAGCGCCACGCCGACGGGGTGGTCCTCGCCTCGCGGCTCAAGCGCGCGATCCTGCGCAAGGACCCGACCTTCGACGAGGCCGACCACGGCTTCCGCAGCTTCGGCGAGCTGCTGCGGCACCTGGAGTCCGCGGGCGTCGTCGAGCTGCGGAAGGGATCGGCGCAGGGCGACCCCGAGGTCACCTTCCCGCAGGACGCCTCCGCCGACGACGACGCGTTCCGGCTGCTCGTCGAGGTCGTCCGCGGGTTGCAGGGGCCGCGCTTCCGCCCGCAGCTCAGCGGGCTCAAGGACCAGCTCCGCAAGCGCGAGCCCGGGTTCAGCGAGAAGCGCTACGGCTTCAACACGTTCCTGTCCTTCGCCAAGGCCGCCCGTGCCCGCGGTCTGCTCGCGATGGACTGGGACGAGGACACGGGCGACTACCTGCTCCGCGTCCCCGACGAGTTCTAG
- a CDS encoding NUDIX hydrolase: MTWRDPTGRTLADYPHPSVAVDVALLTVADDRLCVLLHEGRALPGTFLRIEETLRDAALRVLREKAGVSGEEPRQLAVFDDPARDDRGRVLSVAHVDLVPADRLTGALTPVDALPPLAFDHAAIVDAAVAWARAAHRDRPDPRGLLDEEFTLLELQRLHEAVHGGPLPKDAFRRRMQEHLIDTGTLSRGTVGKPARVFRRAPQETP, from the coding sequence ATGACCTGGCGCGACCCCACCGGCCGCACCCTGGCCGACTACCCGCACCCCTCGGTGGCCGTCGACGTCGCCCTGCTGACCGTCGCCGACGACCGCCTGTGCGTCCTGCTGCACGAGGGCCGCGCGCTGCCCGGCACGTTCCTGCGCATCGAGGAGACCCTGCGCGACGCCGCGCTGCGCGTGCTGCGCGAGAAGGCCGGCGTCAGCGGTGAGGAGCCCCGTCAGCTGGCCGTGTTCGACGATCCCGCGCGCGACGACCGCGGCCGCGTGCTCTCCGTCGCACACGTCGACCTGGTGCCCGCCGACCGCCTGACCGGCGCCCTCACCCCCGTCGACGCCCTGCCGCCGCTCGCCTTCGACCACGCCGCGATCGTCGACGCCGCCGTCGCCTGGGCCCGCGCCGCGCACCGCGACCGGCCCGACCCCCGCGGCCTGCTCGACGAGGAGTTCACGCTCCTGGAGCTGCAGCGGCTGCACGAGGCGGTGCACGGCGGGCCGCTGCCCAAGGACGCGTTCCGGCGCCGGATGCAGGAGCACCTGATCGACACGGGCACACTGAGCCGCGGCACGGTCGGCAAACCCGCTCGCGTCTTCCGCCGCGCGCCCCAGGAGACCCCATGA
- a CDS encoding ArsR/SmtB family transcription factor produces the protein MAEDDEDRADALFHALADRTRRDILRRVLAGEHSVSALAAGYEMSFAAVQKHVAVLERAGLITKRRNGREQLASGDVAAVRSVGSMLTELEHVWRGRISRIDELIAADDTTDNEES, from the coding sequence ATGGCCGAGGACGACGAGGACCGGGCGGACGCCCTGTTCCACGCCCTCGCCGACCGCACCCGGCGCGACATCCTGCGCCGCGTGCTGGCCGGGGAGCACTCGGTCTCCGCGCTCGCGGCGGGGTACGAGATGAGCTTCGCCGCGGTGCAGAAGCACGTCGCCGTGCTGGAGAGGGCCGGGCTGATCACCAAGCGCCGCAACGGGCGCGAGCAGCTGGCCAGCGGCGACGTGGCGGCCGTGCGGTCGGTGGGCTCGATGCTCACCGAGCTGGAGCACGTCTGGCGCGGCCGCATCTCCCGCATCGACGAACTGATCGCCGCCGACGACACCACCGACAACGAGGAGAGCTGA
- a CDS encoding ADP-ribosylglycohydrolase family protein, producing the protein MTADRRAGVLLGAACGDALGVPYEAGVRALGERAEMLGGGLGNYAPGQWSDDTEMACVIARVDLRSEDALDAVAHGFLAWHAAGPADVGLQTAAVLGPLHGIPRRGAAARLRERAAQVHAETGRSAGNGSLMRTAPVALAADGVADAARAVSALTHHDPQAGDACVLWCLAIAHAVRTGSLDVRVGLPHVDPAWADRLDEAERSDPSAFAASNGWVVAALQGAWSAIVHTDGLVDGLQAAVRGGGDTDTVAAIAGALLGARYGASAVPGEWRRMLHGWPGLTGEDLVGLGARSAPAATAQTAERRADRRRSAW; encoded by the coding sequence ATGACGGCCGACCGGAGGGCGGGCGTGCTGCTCGGCGCGGCCTGCGGCGACGCGCTCGGCGTGCCGTACGAGGCGGGGGTCCGCGCGCTGGGGGAGCGGGCCGAGATGCTCGGCGGCGGGCTCGGGAACTACGCGCCGGGGCAGTGGAGCGACGACACCGAGATGGCGTGCGTGATCGCGCGGGTGGACCTGCGCTCCGAGGACGCGCTCGACGCCGTCGCCCACGGCTTCCTGGCCTGGCACGCGGCCGGGCCCGCCGACGTGGGGCTGCAGACCGCCGCCGTCCTCGGACCGCTGCACGGCATCCCGCGGCGCGGGGCGGCCGCCCGGCTGCGGGAGCGCGCGGCGCAGGTGCACGCCGAGACCGGGCGCAGCGCCGGCAACGGGTCGCTGATGCGGACGGCACCGGTCGCGCTGGCCGCGGACGGCGTGGCCGACGCCGCGCGGGCGGTCTCCGCGCTGACCCACCACGACCCGCAGGCCGGGGACGCCTGCGTGCTGTGGTGCCTGGCGATCGCCCACGCCGTGCGCACCGGTTCGCTCGACGTCCGGGTCGGGCTGCCGCACGTCGACCCCGCGTGGGCGGACCGGCTCGACGAGGCGGAGCGCTCCGACCCGTCGGCGTTCGCCGCGTCGAACGGGTGGGTGGTGGCGGCGCTGCAGGGGGCGTGGTCGGCGATCGTGCACACCGACGGCCTGGTCGACGGGCTGCAGGCCGCGGTGCGCGGGGGCGGCGACACCGACACCGTCGCCGCGATCGCCGGGGCGCTGCTCGGGGCGCGGTACGGGGCGTCGGCGGTGCCGGGGGAGTGGCGGCGGATGCTGCACGGGTGGCCGGGGCTGACCGGCGAGGACCTGGTGGGGCTCGGCGCGCGTTCGGCCCCGGCGGCCACCGCGCAGACCGCCGAGCGGCGCGCAGACCGCCGGCGGTCTGCGTGGTGA
- a CDS encoding aminotransferase class IV, with translation MDALASVDGVIGPAATATIPVTDDGLLRGDGVFEVARLYAGRPFAWDEHVARLRLSAANIRLEFDLDAALAEVDALLDRAGAVDGTVRLLVTRGGRRVVVLAPPPDIAPTIALGTVEYAPTRVLDAVKSLSYAANMHASRLAREAGAGEALLVTPDGTVLEGPTSAFFYAVDGRLHTPPLADHVLDSITRRHVVAVTGTTERRLARDELGRLDEAFLASTTREVQPVSAIDGHDLPAAPGPLTAAAADAFRRYVRAATAPAARRSG, from the coding sequence GTGGACGCACTGGCATCGGTCGACGGCGTGATCGGCCCGGCCGCGACGGCGACGATCCCGGTCACCGACGACGGGCTGCTGCGCGGCGACGGCGTGTTCGAGGTCGCCCGGCTCTACGCGGGCCGCCCGTTCGCCTGGGACGAGCACGTGGCCCGGCTGCGGCTCTCGGCGGCGAACATCCGCCTGGAGTTCGACCTCGACGCCGCGCTCGCCGAGGTCGACGCCCTGCTCGACCGCGCGGGGGCCGTCGACGGGACCGTGCGCCTGCTCGTCACCCGCGGCGGGCGGCGGGTGGTCGTGCTCGCCCCGCCCCCGGACATCGCCCCGACCATCGCGCTCGGCACGGTCGAGTACGCGCCCACCCGGGTGCTCGACGCGGTGAAGTCGCTGTCCTACGCGGCCAACATGCACGCGTCGCGGCTGGCACGGGAGGCGGGCGCGGGCGAGGCCCTGCTCGTCACCCCCGACGGGACCGTCCTGGAGGGTCCGACCTCGGCGTTCTTCTACGCCGTCGACGGCAGGCTGCACACCCCGCCGCTCGCCGACCACGTGCTCGACTCGATCACCCGCCGGCACGTCGTCGCCGTCACCGGCACGACGGAGCGCCGCCTGGCCCGCGACGAGCTGGGCCGGCTCGACGAGGCGTTCCTCGCCTCCACCACCCGCGAGGTCCAGCCGGTCTCCGCGATCGACGGCCACGACCTGCCCGCCGCACCCGGTCCGCTCACCGCCGCCGCGGCCGACGCCTTCCGCCGGTACGTGCGCGCCGCTACGGCGCCAGCAGCGCGTCGATCTGGTTGA
- a CDS encoding NAD(P)-dependent alcohol dehydrogenase, whose translation MSITVNAYATPAAKAPFEKTTIERRDLKPGDVLIDIKFAGICHSDIHTARDEWGEGTYPLVPGHEIAGIVSEVGSEVTKYRVGDRVGVGCMVDSCRECVNCRAGEEQYCLKGNVGTYGGVLDGRPTDGGYSEKIVVDENYVLGIPEGVGLDEAAPLLCAGITLYSPLKHWGAGPGKKVAIVGLGGLGHMGVKIAAALGAEVTVLSQTLSKEEDGRKFGAQHYYATSDDATFEQLAGSFDLIVNTVSAPLPMEKYLSLLGLNGTLVNVGAPAEPLEVPAFALIPMRRSWAGSMIGGIRETQEMLDFCAEHGLGAEIEVIDASRIDEAYDRVVDSDVRYRFVIDAATFA comes from the coding sequence ATGAGCATCACCGTCAACGCCTACGCCACCCCCGCCGCCAAGGCCCCGTTCGAGAAGACGACCATCGAGCGCCGGGACCTGAAGCCGGGTGACGTGCTGATCGACATCAAGTTCGCCGGCATCTGCCACTCCGACATCCACACCGCCCGCGACGAGTGGGGCGAGGGCACCTACCCGCTCGTCCCGGGCCACGAGATCGCCGGGATCGTCTCCGAGGTCGGCTCCGAGGTCACGAAGTACCGGGTGGGCGACCGCGTCGGCGTCGGCTGCATGGTCGACTCCTGCCGCGAGTGCGTGAACTGCCGGGCGGGCGAGGAGCAGTACTGCCTGAAGGGCAACGTCGGCACCTACGGCGGGGTCCTCGACGGCAGGCCCACCGACGGCGGCTACTCCGAGAAGATCGTCGTCGACGAGAACTACGTGCTCGGCATCCCCGAGGGCGTCGGGCTCGACGAGGCCGCGCCGCTGCTGTGCGCCGGCATCACCCTGTACTCGCCGCTCAAGCACTGGGGCGCGGGCCCGGGCAAGAAGGTGGCGATCGTCGGTCTCGGCGGGCTCGGCCACATGGGCGTCAAGATCGCGGCCGCGCTCGGCGCCGAGGTCACGGTGCTGTCGCAGACGCTGTCGAAGGAGGAGGACGGCCGGAAGTTCGGTGCGCAGCACTACTACGCCACCTCCGACGACGCCACGTTCGAGCAGCTCGCGGGCTCGTTCGACCTGATCGTCAACACCGTGTCCGCGCCGCTGCCGATGGAGAAGTACCTGTCGCTGCTGGGCCTCAACGGCACCCTGGTCAACGTGGGCGCGCCCGCCGAGCCGCTCGAGGTCCCCGCGTTCGCGCTGATCCCGATGCGCCGCAGCTGGGCCGGCTCGATGATCGGTGGCATCCGCGAGACCCAGGAGATGCTCGACTTCTGCGCCGAGCACGGCCTGGGCGCCGAGATCGAGGTCATCGACGCCTCGCGCATCGACGAGGCCTACGACCGGGTCGTCGACAGCGACGTGCGGTACCGCTTCGTGATCGACGCGGCCACCTTCGCCTGA
- a CDS encoding SRPBCC family protein produces MPVTDVSHDMDTLTLTIVAEFAAPVERVWQVYADPRQLERVWGPPSYPATVVDHDLRPGGRMTYYMTSPEGEKYAGYWEIATVDEPTGFTFDDGFAHEDFTPNPALPVSHNEYRFAAHDGGTRATYVGTYPSADALQTVLDMGVVEGASSAINQIDALLAP; encoded by the coding sequence ATGCCCGTCACCGACGTCTCGCACGACATGGACACCCTGACCCTGACGATCGTCGCGGAGTTCGCGGCCCCGGTCGAGCGCGTCTGGCAGGTCTACGCCGACCCGCGCCAGCTCGAGCGCGTGTGGGGCCCGCCGTCGTACCCGGCCACCGTCGTCGACCACGACCTGCGCCCCGGCGGCCGGATGACCTACTACATGACCAGCCCGGAGGGCGAGAAGTACGCCGGCTACTGGGAGATCGCCACCGTCGACGAGCCGACCGGCTTCACCTTCGACGACGGCTTCGCCCACGAGGACTTCACGCCCAACCCCGCCCTGCCCGTGTCGCACAACGAGTACCGCTTCGCCGCGCACGACGGCGGCACGCGCGCGACCTACGTCGGCACCTACCCGAGCGCCGACGCCCTGCAGACGGTGCTCGACATGGGCGTCGTCGAGGGGGCGTCGAGCGCGATCAACCAGATCGACGCGCTGCTGGCGCCGTAG
- a CDS encoding DUF368 domain-containing protein, with translation MSSFRFSHVLRGVAIGSVEVVPGVSGGTVALVVGVYERLISAASHLVSAARATTDVPRGLGWARARAEVARVEWPLVLAVLSGMVLAVLVAARLLPPLIEAHPVGTSALFFGMVAASVAVPLLDLGGLRGVREWVLLVVAAVGTALITGLPPGDLDDPSLWLVAPAAAVAVCALVLPGLSGSFLLLAVGLYEPTLRAVDRDLAYVGTFLLGAVLGLAFFVEAGPRCSASRCWGPPRWPSWWPSSCGRSRRGRSASGTRDGRDSSVVHDTIRGPRNHEHHRQRLRHPRRQGPVREDDHRAPGPEAG, from the coding sequence GTGTCGTCCTTCCGCTTCTCCCATGTCCTGCGCGGCGTCGCCATCGGTTCGGTCGAGGTCGTGCCCGGCGTCAGCGGGGGCACCGTCGCGCTCGTCGTGGGCGTCTACGAGCGGCTGATCTCCGCCGCGTCGCACCTGGTGTCGGCGGCCCGGGCGACCACCGACGTGCCGCGGGGGCTCGGCTGGGCGCGGGCCCGGGCCGAGGTGGCCCGCGTCGAGTGGCCGCTGGTGCTCGCCGTGCTGTCCGGGATGGTGCTGGCGGTACTGGTGGCCGCGCGCCTGCTGCCCCCGCTGATCGAGGCGCACCCGGTGGGCACCTCCGCCCTGTTCTTCGGCATGGTCGCCGCCTCGGTCGCGGTGCCGCTGCTGGACCTCGGGGGCCTGCGCGGGGTGCGGGAGTGGGTGCTGCTCGTCGTCGCCGCGGTGGGGACGGCGCTGATCACCGGGCTCCCGCCGGGCGACCTGGACGACCCGTCGCTGTGGCTGGTCGCGCCCGCGGCGGCGGTGGCGGTCTGCGCGCTGGTCCTGCCGGGCCTGTCGGGGTCGTTCCTGCTGCTCGCGGTGGGCCTCTACGAGCCGACGCTGCGGGCCGTCGACCGGGACCTCGCCTACGTCGGCACGTTCCTGCTCGGGGCGGTCCTCGGTCTCGCGTTCTTCGTCGAGGCTGGCCCGCGATGCTCGGCGTCGCGGTGCTGGGGGCCGCCGCGGTGGCCGTCCTGGTGGCCGTCCAGCTGCGGACGCAGCCGTCGCGGGAGGAGCGCGTCCGGGACGCGTGACGGTCGCGACAGTTCGGTTGTGCACGACACGATCCGGGGACCCCGGAACCATGAGCATCACCGTCAACGCCTACGCCACCCCCGCCGCCAAGGCCCCGTTCGAGAAGACGACCATCGAGCGCCGGGACCTGAAGCCGGGTGA
- a CDS encoding TerD family protein: protein MQLTKGANTALPPTREVTVTCGWASLPGLEADLSALLLAAGRVRGDADFVFYNQPSSADRSVVHAGKRAGAAVTDRIVVDLGGLPGAVDAVVFAVSVDGGALAELGPVHATVGNGPGAPLASFVMDGLDAETAAVAVELYRRGAQWKVRAVGQGYRDGLAGLARDFGVEIDDEPPPPPPGIDWRHPPVPAGYEL from the coding sequence GTGCAGCTGACGAAGGGCGCCAACACCGCACTGCCGCCCACCCGCGAGGTGACCGTGACCTGCGGCTGGGCGTCCCTCCCCGGTCTCGAGGCCGACCTCTCGGCGCTCCTGCTCGCCGCGGGGCGCGTGCGCGGTGACGCCGACTTCGTCTTCTACAACCAGCCCTCCTCCGCCGACCGCAGCGTCGTCCACGCCGGGAAGCGGGCGGGTGCCGCGGTGACCGACCGGATCGTCGTCGACCTGGGCGGCCTGCCCGGGGCCGTGGACGCGGTCGTGTTCGCCGTCAGCGTCGACGGGGGTGCGCTGGCCGAGCTCGGGCCGGTGCACGCGACCGTCGGCAACGGCCCGGGCGCGCCGCTCGCCTCGTTCGTGATGGACGGGCTGGACGCCGAGACCGCGGCCGTCGCCGTGGAGCTGTACCGCCGCGGGGCGCAGTGGAAGGTGCGGGCCGTCGGCCAGGGCTACCGCGACGGGCTGGCGGGGCTGGCGCGCGACTTCGGCGTCGAGATCGACGACGAGCCCCCTCCCCCGCCGCCCGGGATCGACTGGCGCCACCCCCCGGTCCCCGCCGGGTACGAGCTGTAG
- a CDS encoding TetR/AcrR family transcriptional regulator — MPTRPALSPERVVDAAVRVADRGGLALVSMRNVGRELGVEAMSLYHHVAGKDALLDALADRVFGEIGLPAPDRPWRPAMADRAASARVVLSAHPWALGLVESRRNPGPALLRHHDAVLGCLRRNGFTVAMAAHAYSVLDAYVYGFVLTEVNLPFEPGEGPDEFVEALNLPVDAYPHLAEMVAEHVRGRDYAYAHEFEYGLELILDGLAARAGT; from the coding sequence GTGCCCACCCGTCCCGCCCTGAGCCCCGAGCGCGTCGTCGACGCCGCCGTCCGCGTCGCCGACCGCGGCGGCCTCGCGCTCGTGAGCATGCGCAACGTCGGCAGGGAGCTCGGCGTCGAGGCGATGTCGCTCTACCACCACGTCGCCGGCAAGGACGCCCTGCTCGACGCGCTCGCCGATCGCGTCTTCGGCGAGATCGGGCTCCCCGCGCCCGACCGCCCGTGGCGTCCCGCGATGGCCGACCGCGCCGCGTCCGCCCGCGTCGTGCTGTCGGCCCATCCGTGGGCGCTCGGCCTCGTCGAGTCGCGCCGCAACCCCGGGCCCGCACTGCTGCGCCACCACGACGCCGTGCTGGGGTGCCTGCGCCGCAACGGGTTCACCGTCGCGATGGCCGCGCACGCGTACTCCGTCCTGGACGCCTACGTCTACGGGTTCGTGCTCACCGAGGTCAACCTGCCCTTCGAGCCCGGCGAGGGCCCCGACGAGTTCGTCGAGGCGCTGAACCTGCCCGTCGACGCCTACCCGCACCTCGCCGAGATGGTGGCCGAGCACGTGCGGGGCCGGGACTACGCCTACGCCCACGAGTTCGAGTACGGCCTCGAGCTGATCCTCGACGGACTCGCCGCGCGGGCGGGGACGTAG
- a CDS encoding NAD(P)-dependent alcohol dehydrogenase produces MRAAVVTRYGPPDVVRVTDVPDPEPRAGEVLVRVVATTVNSGDARIRGARFPRGFGPLARLAIGLRRPRQPVLGVVFSGVVEVGGGSFRPGDEVCGMTGARLGAHAELVTARKVVRKPAEVSHEDAAGVLFGGTTALHLLRDVRRGQSVLVVGASGAVGTNAVQLAAHAGATVTAVCGGANAELVTGLGAAHVVDHRRTDPAAITERFDVVLDAVGTLNPATGRRLLTDDGVLVLAVASLGETVLPRRRVRSGVTPERPEDFTDLLERVAKGELTVVVDEVVGLDGIVAAHRRVDSGRKVGNLVLRP; encoded by the coding sequence ATGAGGGCAGCGGTCGTCACCCGGTACGGCCCACCGGACGTCGTGCGCGTCACCGACGTGCCCGACCCCGAGCCGCGGGCGGGGGAGGTGCTCGTGCGGGTCGTCGCCACCACGGTGAACTCCGGCGACGCGCGGATCCGCGGCGCGCGCTTCCCGCGGGGGTTCGGCCCGCTCGCCCGGCTCGCGATCGGCCTCCGCAGGCCGCGGCAGCCGGTACTGGGGGTGGTGTTCTCCGGGGTGGTGGAGGTCGGCGGCGGATCGTTCCGGCCCGGCGACGAGGTCTGTGGGATGACGGGGGCGAGGCTGGGCGCGCACGCGGAGCTCGTCACGGCCAGGAAGGTCGTGCGCAAGCCCGCGGAGGTCTCGCACGAGGACGCCGCGGGCGTGCTGTTCGGCGGCACCACGGCGCTGCACCTCCTCCGGGACGTCCGCCGCGGACAGTCGGTGCTGGTCGTCGGGGCCTCGGGGGCCGTCGGCACGAACGCCGTGCAGCTGGCCGCGCACGCCGGCGCGACCGTCACCGCCGTCTGCGGCGGGGCGAACGCGGAGCTGGTGACGGGTCTGGGCGCCGCGCACGTCGTCGACCACCGGCGGACGGACCCGGCCGCGATCACCGAGCGGTTCGACGTCGTCCTCGACGCCGTCGGCACGCTGAACCCCGCCACCGGACGCCGCCTGCTCACCGACGACGGGGTGCTGGTGCTCGCCGTCGCGAGCCTGGGGGAGACCGTGCTGCCCCGCCGGAGGGTGCGCTCCGGCGTCACGCCGGAGCGGCCCGAGGACTTCACCGACCTGCTGGAGCGGGTGGCGAAGGGGGAGCTGACCGTGGTGGTCGACGAGGTGGTCGGGCTGGACGGGATCGTCGCGGCGCACCGCCGCGTCGACTCCGGGCGCAAGGTCGGGAACCTGGTGCTGCGGCCGTAG
- a CDS encoding Tm-1-like ATP-binding domain-containing protein has protein sequence MIAYVVGTLDTKGPELAHVAGLLRAAGVSARVVDVSTGGGEHGGDVTATEVAAHHPDGADAVFTGDRGTAVTAMALAFERWLGTRDDVGGVLGLGGSGGTALVTPALRALPVGVPKIMVSTVASGDVAPYVGASDIAMLHSVTDVAGLNRISRRVLANAAHALAGMLTHEVPAADDRPAVALTMFGVTTACVTQVRERLGDDVDALVFHATGTGGRAMEKLVDDGLVTGVLDLTTTEVADLIVGGVMAAGEDRLDAVARTGVPYVGSCGALDMVNFGADVPARFDGRLLYVHNAQVTLMRTTAAENVAIGEFLARKLNATTGPAVFLLPTGGVSALDAPGLPFHDPEADEALFAALEKDTRPGIVRRVPHHVNDPGFADAVLAAWQEVTA, from the coding sequence GTGATCGCCTACGTCGTCGGCACGCTCGACACCAAGGGGCCCGAGCTGGCCCACGTCGCGGGACTGCTGCGGGCCGCGGGGGTGTCTGCGCGGGTCGTCGACGTCTCCACGGGCGGCGGCGAGCACGGGGGTGACGTCACCGCCACCGAGGTCGCCGCCCACCACCCCGACGGGGCGGACGCGGTGTTCACCGGCGACCGCGGGACCGCCGTCACCGCGATGGCGCTGGCGTTCGAGCGCTGGCTCGGCACCCGCGACGACGTCGGCGGGGTGCTCGGGCTCGGCGGGTCCGGCGGCACCGCGCTCGTCACCCCGGCGCTGCGGGCGCTGCCCGTCGGCGTCCCGAAGATCATGGTGTCGACGGTGGCGTCGGGCGACGTCGCGCCGTACGTGGGGGCGTCGGACATCGCGATGCTGCACTCCGTCACCGACGTCGCCGGGCTCAACCGCATCTCCCGCCGCGTCCTCGCCAACGCCGCGCACGCCCTCGCCGGGATGCTCACCCACGAGGTCCCCGCCGCCGACGACCGCCCGGCCGTCGCGCTGACGATGTTCGGCGTCACCACGGCGTGCGTCACGCAGGTCCGCGAGCGCCTGGGCGACGACGTCGACGCGCTCGTCTTCCACGCCACCGGCACCGGCGGGAGGGCGATGGAGAAGCTCGTCGACGACGGCCTGGTCACCGGCGTGCTCGACCTGACCACAACCGAGGTCGCCGACCTGATCGTCGGCGGCGTCATGGCCGCGGGAGAGGACCGCCTCGACGCCGTCGCGCGCACCGGCGTGCCGTATGTGGGATCGTGCGGGGCACTGGACATGGTCAACTTCGGGGCCGACGTGCCCGCGCGGTTCGACGGGAGGCTGCTCTACGTGCACAACGCGCAGGTCACGCTCATGCGGACGACCGCGGCCGAGAACGTCGCCATCGGGGAGTTCCTGGCCCGCAAGCTCAACGCCACGACCGGGCCCGCGGTCTTCCTGCTGCCCACCGGCGGGGTCTCGGCCCTCGACGCGCCCGGTCTGCCGTTCCACGACCCCGAGGCCGACGAGGCGCTGTTCGCCGCGCTCGAGAAGGACACCCGGCCGGGGATCGTGCGGCGGGTGCCGCACCACGTCAACGACCCCGGCTTCGCCGACGCCGTGCTGGCCGCGTGGCAGGAGGTGACCGCATGA